In one Juglans regia cultivar Chandler chromosome 11, Walnut 2.0, whole genome shotgun sequence genomic region, the following are encoded:
- the LOC109019544 gene encoding glutathione S-transferase-like — MAAIRLHGTPYSTAVARVLTTLYEKELEFEFVEIDMKAGEHKKESFLSINPFGQIPGFEDGDLKLFESRAITKYIAQEYADKGTQFKCGDSKTAAIIGVWMEVEAHQFDPVASKLTWELALKPRYGLATDTAIVEENEAKLAKVLDVYESRLAQSKYLGCGCFTLADLHHLPCIHYLLGTQAKKLFDSRPHVSAWVDAITARPAWSKVLALQKQQG; from the exons ATGGCAGCCATCAGACTCCATGGAACGCCTTACTCCACTGCTGTGGCGCGAGTTCTCACTACCCTGTATGAGAAAGAGCTTGAATTTGAGTTTGTTGAGATAGACATGAAAGCTGGTGAACATAAAAAGGAGTCCTTCCTGTCTATCAAC CCATTTGGTCAGATTCCAGGGTTTGAAGATGGAGATCTAAAGCTCTTTG AATCAAGAGCAATCACTAAATACATTGCCCAGGAGTATGCTGACAAGGGGACCCAGTTCAAATGCGGAGACTCTAAGACAGCAGCAATCATAGGGGTGTGGATGGAGGTGGAGGCCCACCAATTCGATCCGGTTGCTTCGAAGCTTACCTGGGAGCTAGCATTAAAGCCTCGGTATGGCTTGGCTACAGACACAGCAATCGTGGAGGAGAACGAAGCAAAGCTGGCTAAGGTTCTTGATGTCTACGAGAGTCGACTGGCTCAGTCGAAGTACTTGGGATGTGGCTGCTTCACCTTGGCGGATCTGCACCACCTGCCCTGTATTCACTACTTGCTGGGCACTCAAGCTAAAAAGCTCTTTGATTCCCGTCCCCACGTCAGTGCATGGGTAGATGCTATCACAGCAAGGCCAGCTTGGTCGAAGGTCCTTGCCCTGCAGAAGCAGCAAGGATAA